A region of Subdoligranulum variabile DNA encodes the following proteins:
- a CDS encoding ABC transporter ATP-binding protein yields the protein MGKIFKQLGRHWAACLLVFALLAVQAYCDLSLPDYTSKIVDVGIQQGGIESTVPHTVRDTTLQALELLMSEQDAGLAEQWYSEPDENGVRTLAHDATAALPELENAFTTPDIVLYMAAAQHAATVQGTEGTATPAWTDLDAVATEFAMMAQAPGFSREAVQQQLAGAMASVDDSVAESLSSQAMLLVSLEYEAQGIAHDVQMAYLWRVGGQMLALTLLMVVVAIAVGFVASRVSAAIGRDLRRDTFSAVIHFSHAEIEQFSTASLITRTTNDIQQVQFVCVILLRMVAYAPILGIGGIVHVARSDTGLTWITFLAVAALLILIGVLMKIAMPKFKLMQTLVDRLNLVSREILTGIMPVRAFSREKFEEQRFDKANRNLMQTQLFTNRTMAGMMPFMTLIMNGTSLLIVWFGGKAMDLGTMQVGEMIAFITYTMQIVMSFLMLAMVAVLLPRAGVAADRIDEVLRTPATIHDPTPEVAEKAASRTHWDGVVQFEDVSFRYPGADDDALEHISFTARPGETTAIIGSTGCGKSTLLNLIPRFYDVTGGRVTIDGVDVRDLPQQTLHDLLGYVPQKGVLFSGTIESNLKFGGPRITDGDVQQAAAIAQATDFIEAKPEGFRSPIAQGGSNVSGGQKQRLSIARAIAKHPRIYLFDDSFSALDYKTDVALRRALKAQTDNATVLIVAQRISTVLHANQILVLDEGKVVGIGTHAQLLESCPEYREIARSQLSQKELGLPKEDD from the coding sequence ATGGGAAAGATCTTTAAACAGCTGGGCCGTCACTGGGCGGCCTGTTTATTGGTGTTTGCCCTGCTGGCGGTGCAGGCCTACTGTGACCTGTCCCTGCCCGACTACACCAGCAAGATCGTGGACGTAGGCATTCAGCAGGGCGGCATCGAGAGCACGGTGCCCCACACGGTGCGGGACACCACGCTCCAGGCGCTGGAACTGCTCATGAGTGAGCAGGATGCCGGGCTGGCCGAGCAGTGGTACTCGGAACCCGACGAAAACGGCGTGCGTACCCTGGCTCATGACGCCACGGCGGCTCTGCCGGAACTGGAGAACGCCTTCACCACGCCGGATATCGTGCTGTATATGGCGGCTGCCCAGCACGCGGCCACAGTCCAGGGGACGGAGGGCACCGCCACGCCGGCCTGGACCGATCTGGATGCCGTGGCCACTGAGTTTGCCATGATGGCCCAGGCACCGGGCTTCAGCCGGGAGGCGGTCCAGCAGCAGCTGGCCGGGGCAATGGCTTCGGTGGACGATTCGGTGGCGGAAAGCCTGTCCAGCCAGGCCATGCTGCTGGTAAGCCTGGAATATGAGGCCCAGGGCATCGCCCACGATGTACAGATGGCCTACCTCTGGCGGGTGGGCGGTCAGATGCTGGCCCTGACCCTGCTTATGGTGGTGGTCGCCATCGCGGTGGGCTTTGTGGCCTCCCGGGTGTCGGCGGCCATCGGCCGTGACCTGCGGCGGGACACCTTCTCCGCCGTCATCCATTTCTCCCATGCGGAGATCGAGCAGTTCTCCACGGCGTCGCTGATCACCCGCACCACCAACGATATCCAGCAGGTGCAGTTCGTCTGCGTCATCCTGCTGCGGATGGTGGCCTACGCGCCCATTCTGGGCATCGGCGGCATCGTCCATGTGGCCCGCAGCGATACGGGGCTTACCTGGATCACCTTCCTGGCGGTGGCGGCGCTGCTGATCCTCATCGGCGTGCTGATGAAGATCGCCATGCCCAAGTTCAAACTCATGCAGACCCTGGTGGACCGGCTGAACCTGGTCAGCCGGGAGATCCTCACCGGCATCATGCCGGTGCGCGCTTTCAGCCGGGAAAAGTTTGAGGAGCAGCGGTTCGACAAGGCCAACAGGAACCTCATGCAGACCCAGCTCTTCACCAACCGTACCATGGCCGGCATGATGCCCTTCATGACGCTGATCATGAACGGCACCAGCCTGCTCATTGTCTGGTTTGGCGGCAAGGCTATGGATCTGGGTACCATGCAGGTGGGCGAGATGATCGCCTTCATCACCTATACCATGCAGATCGTCATGTCCTTCCTGATGCTGGCCATGGTGGCGGTGCTGCTGCCCCGTGCCGGAGTGGCGGCCGACCGCATCGACGAGGTGCTGCGCACCCCGGCCACCATCCATGACCCCACGCCGGAAGTGGCCGAAAAGGCGGCATCCCGCACCCATTGGGACGGCGTGGTGCAGTTTGAGGATGTGAGTTTCCGCTATCCCGGCGCCGATGATGACGCCCTGGAGCACATCAGTTTCACCGCCCGCCCCGGCGAGACCACCGCCATCATCGGTTCGACGGGCTGCGGCAAATCCACCCTGCTGAACCTGATCCCCCGGTTCTACGATGTAACGGGGGGCCGGGTGACCATCGACGGGGTGGACGTGCGGGATCTGCCCCAGCAGACCCTTCATGACCTGCTGGGCTATGTGCCCCAGAAGGGCGTGCTGTTCAGCGGCACCATCGAATCCAACCTGAAATTTGGCGGCCCCCGGATCACCGACGGCGACGTGCAGCAGGCTGCCGCCATCGCCCAGGCCACCGACTTCATCGAAGCCAAGCCCGAGGGCTTCCGGAGCCCCATCGCCCAGGGCGGCAGCAATGTGTCGGGCGGCCAGAAGCAGCGGCTTTCCATCGCCCGGGCCATCGCCAAGCACCCCCGCATCTATCTCTTTGACGACAGCTTCTCGGCCCTGGACTACAAGACCGACGTGGCTCTGCGCCGTGCCCTCAAGGCACAGACCGACAACGCCACCGTGCTCATTGTGGCCCAGCGTATCTCCACGGTGCTGCACGCCAACCAGATCCTCGTTCTGGACGAGGGCAAAGTGGTGGGCATCGGCACCCACGCCCAGCTGCTGGAAAGCTGCCCCGAATACCGGGAGATCGCCCGCAGCCAGCTGAGCCAGAAAGAACTGGGCTTACCGAAGGAGGATGATTGA
- a CDS encoding MarR family winged helix-turn-helix transcriptional regulator — translation MAETPGFELQGLIHYIGRLREASARGVRAALADTPKCRFGMLERLHYAICTYGIDGVIGVSELARAAGKPLPAVSRALRLLEQDGMAERRTDPEDRRKTLVRITPAGQQALRDCEAALNAYFTRVMARLEPAQLERMMEMRNVLVDALEAETAATLRAAKTKEDPDDGKDL, via the coding sequence GTGGCAGAAACACCCGGTTTTGAACTGCAGGGGCTGATCCACTACATCGGCCGTCTGCGGGAAGCCTCGGCCCGGGGCGTGCGCGCGGCGCTGGCCGATACCCCCAAGTGCCGGTTCGGCATGCTGGAGCGGCTGCACTACGCCATCTGCACCTACGGCATCGACGGCGTCATAGGGGTCAGTGAGCTGGCCCGGGCGGCGGGCAAGCCGCTGCCGGCGGTATCGCGGGCGCTGCGGCTGCTGGAACAGGACGGCATGGCCGAGCGCCGTACCGACCCGGAGGACCGCCGCAAGACGCTGGTGCGGATCACCCCGGCGGGGCAGCAGGCCCTGCGGGACTGCGAGGCCGCGCTCAACGCCTATTTTACCCGCGTGATGGCGCGGCTGGAACCGGCCCAACTGGAGCGCATGATGGAGATGCGCAATGTGCTGGTGGACGCGCTGGAAGCGGAGACTGCGGCGACGCTGCGCGCCGCAAAGACCAAGGAGGACCCTGACGATGGGAAAGATCTTTAA
- a CDS encoding Lrp/AsnC family transcriptional regulator, which translates to MDDLDHKILQLLAENARMPVKDIAQRVSLTSPAVSSRIHRLEQEGIIGGYTVVLRHPGAPARVEALISVLVDAATRASFLAMIEQEPQVLQCFRVTGSYNFIVKVSCTDIDALEHLLTKMQKLGSTNTQIILNTQLDRNLALD; encoded by the coding sequence ATGGATGATCTGGATCATAAAATTTTGCAGCTTCTCGCAGAAAATGCACGTATGCCCGTCAAAGACATTGCCCAGCGGGTCAGCCTGACCAGTCCGGCGGTCTCCAGCCGTATCCACCGCCTGGAACAGGAGGGCATCATCGGCGGCTACACCGTGGTGCTCCGCCATCCCGGCGCGCCCGCTCGGGTGGAGGCACTGATTTCGGTGCTGGTGGACGCCGCCACCCGTGCGAGCTTCCTGGCCATGATCGAGCAGGAGCCCCAGGTGCTGCAGTGCTTCCGGGTGACGGGCAGCTACAACTTTATTGTAAAGGTCAGCTGCACCGACATCGACGCTCTGGAGCATCTTCTGACCAAGATGCAGAAGCTGGGTTCCACCAACACCCAGATCATTCTCAACACCCAGCTCGACCGCAACCTGGCGCTGGACTGA
- a CDS encoding zinc ribbon domain-containing protein has product MRYCKNCGLLAPFDADRCPQCGAPLPPEAPSAPSSARYTGEAPAEQPQEEVVPALSEWATLGTLLLFAIPVAGFILSLAWSFGFNTHPARKRLAQAWLIRTLVVGVVVALVCIVLALTSVARLTVTPYYYAY; this is encoded by the coding sequence ATGCGTTACTGTAAGAACTGCGGTCTGCTGGCGCCTTTTGACGCCGACCGCTGCCCCCAGTGCGGTGCGCCGCTGCCGCCCGAGGCCCCTTCCGCCCCGTCGTCGGCCCGCTATACCGGCGAAGCCCCCGCCGAACAGCCCCAGGAGGAAGTGGTGCCCGCCCTGTCGGAGTGGGCCACCCTGGGCACTCTGCTTCTGTTTGCCATTCCGGTGGCGGGGTTCATTCTCTCCCTGGCGTGGAGCTTCGGCTTTAACACCCACCCTGCCCGCAAACGCCTGGCCCAGGCATGGCTCATCCGCACCCTGGTGGTGGGCGTGGTCGTGGCGCTGGTCTGCATCGTGCTGGCGCTGACCTCGGTGGCCCGGCTGACGGTCACCCCCTACTACTACGCCTACTGA
- a CDS encoding glycosyltransferase family 2 protein has protein sequence MKASVIIPNLNGAGWLRDSIESVWAQTEQDFELIVIDNGSTDESLEIARSYRGHDRYTLIENATNTGFSHAVNQGIAIAKGEYVALFNNDAFAEPDWLAELLKTADADPKIFAVSSLMLRYYEPELADDAGDYVTILGFACKRGDGLKASRYTKPCRVFSACGGAALYRKSILDKIGVFDELFFAYYEDVDLSWRANNFGYKNVYCPTARCRHICGATTGAVRYNPFKSIQSGRNSILLPYKNQPLVMLILNFIPMLLGYLLKVVMFRLRGFGGDYAKGFAEAKVALPKVNKPKFYWRNLPNYIWVECSLIVGLFQYIVYRVQRALKIT, from the coding sequence ATGAAAGCATCGGTCATCATCCCCAACCTGAACGGCGCGGGCTGGCTGCGGGATTCCATCGAATCGGTCTGGGCCCAGACCGAGCAGGACTTTGAGCTCATCGTCATCGACAACGGTTCCACCGACGAAAGTCTCGAGATCGCCCGCAGCTACCGCGGCCACGACCGCTACACCCTCATCGAGAATGCCACCAACACCGGGTTTTCCCACGCGGTGAATCAGGGCATCGCCATTGCCAAGGGCGAGTACGTGGCCCTTTTCAACAACGACGCCTTCGCCGAGCCGGACTGGCTGGCGGAACTGCTGAAAACCGCCGACGCCGACCCGAAAATTTTTGCGGTGAGCAGCCTGATGCTGCGGTACTACGAGCCGGAACTGGCCGACGATGCCGGAGATTATGTGACGATCCTGGGCTTTGCCTGCAAGCGGGGCGACGGCCTGAAGGCCAGCCGCTACACGAAACCCTGCCGGGTGTTCAGTGCCTGCGGCGGCGCGGCCCTCTACCGCAAATCCATCCTGGACAAGATCGGCGTCTTTGACGAACTGTTCTTCGCCTACTACGAGGACGTGGACCTGTCCTGGCGGGCCAACAACTTCGGCTACAAAAACGTCTACTGCCCCACCGCCCGCTGCCGCCACATCTGCGGCGCCACCACCGGCGCCGTGCGGTACAACCCCTTCAAGAGCATCCAGAGCGGCCGCAACAGCATCCTGCTGCCCTACAAGAACCAGCCGCTGGTCATGCTGATCCTGAACTTTATCCCCATGCTGCTGGGGTATCTGCTCAAAGTGGTCATGTTCCGGCTGCGGGGCTTCGGCGGCGACTACGCCAAGGGCTTTGCCGAAGCCAAGGTAGCCCTGCCCAAAGTGAACAAACCAAAATTTTACTGGCGCAACCTGCCCAATTATATCTGGGTGGAATGCAGTTTGATCGTGGGCTTGTTCCAATACATTGTCTACCGTGTACAGCGGGCCCTGAAAATCACCTGA